In a genomic window of Pseudomonas oryzihabitans:
- the secG gene encoding preprotein translocase subunit SecG — MLETAIVVIHLLMALGLIVLVLMQQGKGAEAGASFGSGASGTVFGSQGSATFLSRFTAILAAVFFATSLGLAYYAKDRALGLREVGLPTQPVQQAPQPKQDGNDVPLTQPRAAQGGTSGDVPQESK; from the coding sequence ATGTTGGAAACGGCAATTGTAGTGATCCACCTGCTGATGGCGCTGGGCCTGATCGTGCTGGTGTTGATGCAGCAGGGCAAGGGCGCCGAAGCGGGTGCTTCCTTTGGTTCGGGTGCCTCGGGTACGGTGTTCGGTAGTCAAGGTTCTGCTACCTTTCTGAGTCGCTTTACTGCTATACTGGCTGCGGTTTTTTTCGCGACTAGCCTGGGTCTGGCGTACTACGCCAAAGATCGTGCGCTGGGTCTGCGTGAAGTGGGTCTGCCCACTCAGCCGGTCCAGCAGGCTCCTCAGCCTAAGCAGGACGGTAACGATGTTCCCTTGACGCAGCCGCGTGCTGCTCAGGGCGGTACTTCCGGGGATGTCCCCCAGGAGTCCAAGTAA